The Polyodon spathula isolate WHYD16114869_AA chromosome 15, ASM1765450v1, whole genome shotgun sequence genome segment aaaaggaaattaacaaaggaagaccgacagaccattataacccttaaaagtgtaggtctttcttttagagaaattgcaaagaaagccaaggtgtcagtgagtacagtttcctacaccatcaaaaggcacttggaaaccggaggaaactctgacaggaagaggtctggcagacccaacaacacaacagaatcagaagtcaagtttctgagagtcacatgcttgcgtgataggcggctcacaggacaggGCACACTTAACAccggtcgaagtaagcaagtctcagtatcaactgtgaagagaagacttcgagctgcaggtttgacaggccGAGTGGCAggaagaaagccattgctaagatggcaaaataagaaaaagaggcttgcctgggccatgaagcaccgccagtgggcTACTGAAGACTGggagaaggtcttatggaccgatgaatcaaaatttgaaatcttcggttcatcacgcagggtttttgtatgccgtcgagtaggcgaaaggatggttcctcggtgtgtgacaccaactgtcaaacatggaggaggaagcgtgatggtctggggctcttttgctggttCCAGAGTCGGCGatttgcacagagtgagtggcaccttgaaccaaaacggctaccacagcattttccAGCacaatgattccatgatttcttttttatctccaattgtttatttgttctatgctttaattttagagtacattgagacattaaacgaTGTGAATTTCactaaaaactggaaaaattgaggtgttctaaaacttttgacctgtagtgtgtgtgtgtgtgtgtgtgtgtgtgtgtgtgtgtgtgtgtgtgtgtgtgtgtatatatatatatatatatatatatatatatatatatatatatatatacacacacacacacacacacacacacatatgtgtgtgtgtatatatatatatatatatatatatatatatatatatatatatatatatatatatatatatatatatatatatatatatacacagcatatatatatgtgtgtgtgtatattatatatatatatatatatatatatatatatatatatatataatgtgtatatatagatatatatataatatatatatatatattatatatattatatatatatatctatattaataagGCCTCTCCTTCAGTCTTTTTCTGCTCTTGCTTTCAGtctcttcctttcttttttcgcCACCTTGCTTTTCAGTCTTTCCCTTGCTTTATGCTCTCCAGTATTTACTTCTTTCCCCCTCTCTTTTTCGCTCTCCAGTCTTTTTCTCGCTCACCCCTCTGTCTCTTTTAAACTCATGGCAGTTCACAGGTGCATCGTTCAGTGGCTTTCTCCTCATCAGCGTAAACTGGTAGCAGCTGTCATTTTCTCATGGGGAAGGGCAAGGCGCAACACAAAGCACACTATAGGGAATAcagataaggaaaaaaaaaaacacacattgctaCATCCCAAACGCGGTAATAGAAAGAGGCTgattcaaagtttaaaaaaaaaaaaaaaaaaaaaacacaacgccACACAAATAAACATTGATTGGTTGTAGTTACCCTGGAGGCTGCATATCAACAAATACAGAATTATTGCTGTGCCGATTTCTTTATCAAAATCAAGCAAGTAGGGTTTCAGAAATATCCATTCTACTGCAGGTTGGAATAGTCTACTGATTTGAGgcatgtgcttaaaaaaaaaatcattgttaaCCCTTGAAATTGATGTACCATACTTGAGTTTTGTTGTTGTGAATGTTTCATAATATAAACACCTTGCCTAAAGAATCAGCAATGTGATCCGCTACTTTTGTGTACACTAGGAATGTTAGTTGAGGCTTTTCAATTTGCAATGCAtactggtatgttttacctgtctcgggtacctttcacaacaggactacacttaccagaaaaTGCATTGGGGTGcgagttaaaaagcctgaactgaACTTCCTGTCCCAGTGTACATGGAGTTATGGTAACCCAAACTTTTAACACTGTTGGCTCTTTTAATATTACTGACAATTAAAAAAGCGAAATCTGTGTCAAAATAatcactaaactaaactgtatttgGAGAGTCATGTTATGAAAAGGTAGCCCTTTACATTTACAAGGTACCatacaaatgctttaaaaaaaaaaaaagtcagtaggTCCCTAACATCTTTGGTCTCAATTTCAAAGTAGATATTTTGTAGACAGTCCCTAATGTGCTTCCAGAGGTTCGTCAGGAGTTTTATCCAATCAGCGCTTGCCGTATCGAAACGCTTGCGTTTTATGAGCTGCGCatgcttagtaaaaaaaaaaaaaactgcttggaTGGTTGCGCTTCAGATTTGAGGTTTTGTTAAGcttggtttttctttttccttgcTCGCACAactgttgtttttcaaaattacatTACCTAAATTAAGGTAAGCATACGTACAATTCATCATTATAACGAATAAATGTCGAAATAATGCTTGCAAATTCTAACGGGAAACGATTCATGTTTTAAGTATTCTTGGAGAATGGGGGAGGAGtgtatatcatttaaaaagcatAAGGTTAGTAGTAGTATTTTGTACAGTGTTATATAAAGTGGCATTATAATACACGTTATATGTGTATTGCAGGAATGACAAGCCATGTATAAAGATAGActggtcattattttattaagtgaGCGAAATATACTAGTAATTCAGACAACGTTGTCCATATATCTGAAGTACGTTAATGCGCATTCACTTAACACCAGTAGCATATGTCTATACAATACAGCCATCAACTTAATACAGACCGTTATATAGAGATGATTAGGCAGTGCTCATTTTTGAGGACTGACCtgtgagttttaaaataaataaataaataaataaccacaccTTTTAAATGTACGACTTTACACAAACATGACGGGGACGGTGTTTTTTGccaatgtaattgtttttgaCAGACTGCATTGCAAGGCTTTGATATGAAATAGCAAGTATTACCGAGATTAGTTACTATAACGTGAAATTTGATAACCCAGCCATTTTCCAGATGATCATGCAGTACGGTTTAAGCTAGTGTCAGAATGGGTACCATGGTGCTGGAAACTACTATGGTTATGTTTATTTCATAGCAAACCATCATAATTATAATGAGGataaattatttcaaatttttaGGTTCTAATTTTTGAAAGTGCCTTTTGACCTCGGAATGCTTACATCAATAAGGACTTTATTCCGACCACAGGGGGTGTTGTAGATCAGCAGGCACTTGCACATCGCAGTACTATTATACAGTGGTATAGAGCAGGTGGAACCAGCAGTCAAAGATCACAACCTACAGTAGCATGCCTTTCTGCAATGAGGAAATTAGAGCATGGGACAATCATGTTTCATAGTGAACAGATTCAGCCGATTGCTGGTAAGACAGGCATGGAAGTGAttaaactatgtaacacaatttttgttcctgggtagtaagtgttatttcctaattgcttatgcctcaaaagtatagaaaatggctattattccccacaaactttgcttttgtgaccaggacagtgatatttcaaaatatcactatttccaataggaaaatgggcaaatgtgtgtcttttcattcacataaagtcagaaaaaacaacatatgaatccaaattaacatgtatttatactaaagtaatacaaagatgactacaaaagatttagaagtgaagttttttgagatttacaattatactgtaaatacagtataattgtaaatctcaaaaaactactaattatactgtaaatacagtataattgtaaatctcgaaaaactactaattatactgtatttacagtataattgtaaatctcgaaaaactactcactcctaaatcttttctagtcatctttgtattactttagtataaatacatgttaatttggattcatatgttgttttttctgactttatgtgaatgaaaagacacacatttgcccattttcccattggaaatagtgatattttgaaatatcactgtcctggtcacaaaagcaaagtttgtggggaataatagccattttctatacttttgaggcataagcaattaggaaataacacttactacccaggaacaaaaaaaaaaaaattgttacacagtgttattacacatATACATAATTGTACAAAATTTAGAACAGCTGCAATGACAAATATAAGATGTAAAATGTCACATCTCtaactcaacaaaaaaaaacaaatgttggtgTACACAGCTAGTGCAGAGTTGTTCTGTTTAATTACACCATCGGTCACCGGTAacttacaatgcaatacaaaaaaaaaagccaattgtTATATTaatactgtgtttgtttcactgattCCATTTTACAGTTACCGTGTGGGTTGTCAGCATGAGCTTATAAGTGTGTCTATGTGTTAAAGGTTTTAAAGCGAGTAGTTTCTGATCATGGCTTCACGTGCTGGTCCCCGGGCAGCAGGAACAGATGGCAGTGACTTCCAGCACCGTGAGAGGGTAGCCTCCCACTACCAAATGAGGTACAGCACAGCTTCTTATGGtcttttaaacaaattgaaacacTTAaaatgtgtgtctctctctctctctctctctctctctctctctctctctctctctctattacctttttattttttttttttcatttaacttcaTGTGCAACAGGActttcttaataaaataaaaaagcctacTTTGTTCCCAAATGCTCAGAAAGGACAGAACAAATTATGATGTCAAAGGAACAGTCTCAAAAGTGACATTTATATTGCATAGAACATATTTGTTCTGCAGATTTTTCACCCCCAACTTCAGAACCTTTCCAGCCATTTTGTACTAAAAGTTACCCTGTTGTGTTTCCTCATGCAGTGTGACTCTGAAGTCCGAGATCCGTAAGCTGAACTATGCCCACGTGCTCCTCTGGCTCCTGGTTGCAACTCAGGTGACCGTGAGCTACTTGAAGCTGGTTTCTCACGATGTGGTGGCCTCGCCTTACCAGTGGGAGTACCCCTACCTCTTGAGTGCCATTCCCACTGTGTTCAGCTTTATGTCCCTTCCCCGAAACAACATCAGCTACCTGGTAATCTCGATGATCAGTGCGGGGCTCTTCAGCATCGCCCCGCTGATCTACGGCGGCATGGAGATGTTCCCTGTGGCCCAGCAGCTCTACCGGCACGGCAAGGCCTACCGCTTCATCTTCGGGTTCTCGGCCGTCTCTGTTATGTATCTGGTGATGGTGGTTGCAGTGCAGATCCATGCTTGGACACTCTACTACAACAAGCAGCTACTGGACTCCTGGTTTACCTCCACCCaagagaaaaagaagaaataaagaaatcagGATCTACTCGCattacttttttaattattattgcttGAGCtgaattaacagatgttttgtgttttttttttttttttttaactattgtatACAGCAGATCAGTTGGCTCCCCTTCCTCCACTAAACAgcatgtatttatctttttgcaAGACAGTCACaaaggcagcacacacacactccagttTTTCTGGGATTGATGTGTATTCTGAAAGTGGAACTGTTTGGTGGGGATGTCCTTATGGAAGCATGTAGCTGGACCATAAAAAATGAATTCTAGCTTGGACTACAACCATCCACCTTTTTCAGACTCCTGCTTTACAGAGCAGGAGGAATTTTGGTGTGTATTTTAATGTAGTTGTTGTCTTGCCACTCAAGGTTGACAGATTTGCAGACTGGGACAGTGTTTTGTGACCAGTTCATTTTGTGAAATCTTATTGAGTACTGTCatcatatttaaaagtaaaaatcacTTTGGACAAaccttttagtttaatttaaataccCTGTGCCTCAGTACTGTAGATCCACAATGTAATGGTCTTGACACCAGAAAGAAGGCTGTTTGAACCACATCTGTAATCgttctggggaaaaaataattaaataaaaagcataataATGATTGGTGTCTATTGAATTACCTGATATAGGGCATATTCTACACTTCACTTAATTttccaaatgcatttttatttcataagtaCAAACCTGATAATTGTTTTCAGTTGCTTTGCTGTAAACTCTTGCCTCTCATTAAGTCATGTACAAATATTTTACCAAGAATATCTACTTTTTCACTTAATAGTGaagaaatgtttcttcatcttccACATAGCAGTATCAGAAGTTTTGTAGAATTATTAAAGAATTGTGTTGTACTTTGCTAAGCATGTTTGAAacttataaaaacataaatacagccagcactcgcatatccaaccctataaaattttgacttcactgACGTTTAAATGTGTGACCCATCATCAGATTTGATGTGTATGTAGATGAGCACATTATAACCTACCCCCTACTACCCAAACAACGTCCTGccctgcgcacacacacactacatacgGAAAGAAGAAAtatgacttgggtttgaggaactgtaccAGGGAGACGTtaattctttcattgaaatttgttggTGCAAGAGTTGGGAGGAGGGGGGGAATAACAGCAGTAAAAGGCAAACACTTCTGTTTtgcagggaacacaaaaaagctgcaatgtcaaaaatgcatagctgaaagggctattaaaataagtaggcttcaatttagatgtactgtagttggttttgttggtacattactatattttcaacaaaagtagtattttaattcagaatgagtctgaaaatatcacttgccaaaagagatgactggACACGTGAACTATAgtgcagtacatacttttaaatccagtacgtattgtagcagtatgtaaaattcctcaTTAATGActtaacagcaaaatgaaattcaaatgttatccatgcacagaactgcttaaaacgtaaaaagcaatgcaatttagcgaaaggtttaaaaataacaactagtttccagaattaaatcaTCATCCAAAGTCAATCTTCAAATTTGCAGACTATAGAGCTCGGTAAGGCCCTAACGTCACAGTTCACGTGCaagtgaaaatgcacaaaaacagctgaagatcacagattttaaaaaatgcatcacagtatctaaaactgtttaatgactaacttacattactgtactttgtctagtttgttttgtttttggaggtagcaacattaggttacttaccgtaaccctggttccctgaaaaagaaatgtcaaccattacaagTTGGGAATTGACCcctgtgtcacatgacctgagcacatatttaaaaagctgcctaaTAGGCCCGGTGTGACCATGtttctgttgcattctggaacaagacgttacatcacacagcaaccttcgccatttgattcTATATGGCAACGAAGGCAAGCTAGCGACCTCGCAAATTTAACGGTAGAtatttctttcagggaaccagggttacggtaagtatcctaatgttccctttcaatcacaaaatgtcaaccattacgaggtAGGAAATGTACACCCAAGCTGTTGCAGTGAGCCAAAGCAGCCACAAGCCTTGTCCTGGCTTGAGCCTAACTGGAAAGCTGCTGCACAAGAGTGCAAGCTGCATCAAGGACTCTGGACTCCTCAGAAGGCACCACTGAAGTAGCCACATTGTCGGTAAAACCTTATAAACGTGTGGTGTGGTCCATGCTGCAGCATTACAAATGTGACTATCCAATGTGACAATCGGTGCTTAAAAAGTACCTGACCTTGAGTATGCAACCCATAGCACACAAATAGCTGGGTTGTCTGTCGTCATGATTAAGACCTATCAATGTAACACCTCAGCGCCCTGACAGGTTAGAGTCTTAAGTCTCTGATCTGCTACAGAAGAAAGGGAGTCGGATGGAATGCCTCCGTTTCCATCGACTGGTTATAGTGAAACTGCGAAACAACCTTAGGCGGAAAAGCTGGGTTAGTCTGTGAAGTAACATTATCACCGCTGCTAGCAAAGCGCAAACAGGAACCCTCTATGGGAAGggcctgtaactcactgacacaTTTTGCTGATGTGAGAGCAAAGAGAAAGGCTGTCTTACAGGACAATTATTTAGGGTCCACTGAAAATGGTGCAGGGCCAGGTGCAAGGCCCTCAGTTCCAgaacattgatgtgggctgactgCCACCTGCCAGTCCAGACCCCAGAGGTCCCCTTGCCATTCCAAACCACCCCACAACTGAGGTTGGTGGTGCATTGCCTCCAAGCCAGAAGGTGGTGCTGGCTGAACGGGTGCAAGGCCTGAGGCCGGAGCCCGTCagggttgctgctgctgttgccgagCCTGTTGGGCTGTGTTCGGCTGGCAAGAGAAATGCTGGAGCCCCAGCTTCTCCACGCCGTGGAGGGCATACTATGCTTCCACCTGCCTGGAGCAAGTGGGCGCTGATGCGGGGCTGCCCCACAAAGACTGCAACGCCTCCACAAAATCCAGGAGAACTGAGAGGGGCTTACAGCACTGTGTAGTTGAAACCGAGGTTTCAAAAACTGATCATCAGACCTGAGTCTCCTCAGTCCAAGGGTTCTGGACCCCGGTAGCAGCTCAGCTCACAAGGACTGCTAGCAGACCACTAGGAGCCATATGCTGTAGGTCCCAGTCAGGGAGCCCTCTAAACAGGAGATGGCCAGGGACACTACATCATCCTGCTCCTGGAGGGGCCAGTATATATATGAGGTATGGCCAggacactatatatattatatatatatgatatatataggggcatatagatatagatatatattaaaattttaaaaattttgtTTCAAAAAGTTATTTCACGAAGTACGACTTATTACAATGAGTTACTcaatgattgttttttatttttttttgaaaaaaaacttgtacatttacatattaaaatgaaataatcccGAAGGCCATCTGAAAGGGCTTCCggtaaagcttaaaaaaaatcattgtcgaatttttttttgattacatgatgttaaataaaatatctaaattatatatatatatatatatatatatatatatatatatatatatatatatatatatatatatatatatatatatatacacacacacacacacacagtactgtgcaaaagttttaggcaggtgtgaaaaatgctgtaaagtaagaatgctttcaaaaatagacatgttaatagtttatatttatcaattaacaaaatgcaaagtgagtgaacagaagaaaaatctacatcaaatcaatatttggtgtgacctccctttgccttcaaaacagcatcaattcttctaggtacacttgcacacagtctTTGAAAGAaatcggcaggtaggttggcccaaacatcttggaaaactaaccacagttcttttgtggatttaggcagcctcagctgcttttctctcttcatgtaatcccagacagactcgatgatgttgagatcagggctctgtgggggccttaccatcacttccaggactccttgttcttctttacgctgaagatagttcttaatgactttcgctgtatgtttggggtcgttgtcatgctgcagaataaatttggggccaatcagatgcctccctgatggtattgcatgatggataagcatctgcctgtacttttcagcattgaggagaccattaattctgaccaaatccccaactccatttgcagaaatgcagccccaaactttcaaggaacctccaccatgcttcacagttgcctgcagacacttattcgtgtactgctctcaaGCCCTTTGGtgaacaaattgccttctgctacagccaaatagtTCAAATTTTGACagatcagtccagagcacctgctgccatttttctgcaccccagtttctgtgttttcgtgcatagttgagtcgctttccacgtcggaggtatggctttttggccgcaagtcttccatgaaggctactTTTGACCAGACTTCTTCGGACGGTAGATGGGTGTagcagggtcccactgttttctgccaattctgagctgatggcattgctggacatcttccgattgcgatgggaagtaagcatgatgtgtctttcatctgctgcagtaagtttccttggccgaccactgcgtctacggtcctcaacgttgcctgtttctttgtgcttcttcaaaatagcttggacagcacatctggaaaccactgtctgccttgaaatttctgcctggaagagaccttgctgatgcaatataactaccttgtgtcttgttgctgtgctcagtcttgccatggtgtatgacttttgacagtaaactgtcttcagcaacctcacctagctgagtttggctgttcctcacccagttttattcctcctacacagctgtttttgttccagttaatgattgtgtttcaacctacatattgaattgatgatcattagcacctgtttagtataattgtttaaccatacacctgactatatgcctacaaaatccctgactttgtgcaagtgtacctagaagaattgatgctgttttgatggCAAAGGGTGAGCACACCAAATAtagatttgatgtagatttttcttctgttcactcactttgcattttgttaattgataaatataatctattaacatgtctatttttgaaaacattcttactttacagcattttttcacacctgcctaaaactttcaTACACACACAATGGTTTGCATGAGTAGTCACCCCCtgtaaagtttttacattttgttggcatctGAGCGTACTcaacgacactttcaaattagacttaaCATGTAGAATTTACACAAACTACTAcacattgataaaataaaataaaaaatgcatatagaatataaataagtaagatttacagagaaaaacgattaatctcagttgcataaatattcaccccctttgctactgcagtcctAAATCAGCTTAggtacaaattatttgtttgaaaggtcacgaAATTAGAGAAattgtttcagcctgtgtgtactcaaaggggttcaacttgtagataatttccctcaggtatataaagactttcaagctgcaactcacataacaatccaacaaagcaaccacaaAGACCAAGATCTTTCGAAATAAGTCAGGGATAAattggtagagaggcacagagcagaagggtacaagaaaacaggtgctgattatccctctcaaaacagagaaaaccaccattaagaagtggaagatgcatcataccacctagacactacccagatcaggtcgcccttaAAAATTGAGCAGCCGGGCAAACAGAAAACTAGTTAGGGATGTCATTCTGAAGccagatctgcaaagttctgtgtctgaggtgggagtcagtgttcacacatcactaataagccggtccctacacaaagcttgcctgtatggacaggtggcaagaaagaagccattactcaaaaagcctcaacTTAAAggacgtatggagtttgcgaaaaagcatgcagatgatactgcagacatgtgaataaaggttttgtggtcagacgaaacaaaaattttacttttctttctaaattccaagtgttatgtctggcgcaagcccaacactgtacatcacccagtcaacaccatcccaactgtcaagcatggaggtggcagcatcatgttgtggggatgcttctcttcagcagagattgggaagcttgtcaggatagatctttgcaagttttgctggcatttaacctcctcctcatataacagtgttcagtttaaccactacagttttgaagaaaaaaaagggtttgtttgaaaaactgtgcacacattatttgtaattcaacaaaataattattggtTATAACCTTGGTCGGAGGCTATCTAATACTGATGAGACACGACTCGTCTTCAGTCACATATTTTGCATTATAAACACCACTCAGGTTTGTCGAGCTCccttaaatatttataatatttttgtcTTCTTGCTTTTCATCATGTTCTTACAGTatttcctttctctctcttcaAATTGTACACCCTCCATGCATTGGTCataatacaaactgaaaaaaccTGCTACAGTCATATTTATTACTGATTGATAAAGCTTTACATGTTGTCTGTAAGGAGGGCAGAATCTGTTCTACTGTATGTAATCATTgcgttttaaatttaaaatataagaaTATATGTGAACATGTCCATTTAA includes the following:
- the LOC121327585 gene encoding protein jagunal homolog 1-B-like is translated as MASRAGPRAAGTDGSDFQHRERVASHYQMSVTLKSEIRKLNYAHVLLWLLVATQVTVSYLKLVSHDVVASPYQWEYPYLLSAIPTVFSFMSLPRNNISYLVISMISAGLFSIAPLIYGGMEMFPVAQQLYRHGKAYRFIFGFSAVSVMYLVMVVAVQIHAWTLYYNKQLLDSWFTSTQEKKKK